The genome window TCAATGACAATTAAAATTGGAGGATTGATAGCATTGTTCATCCCTGTAAGCAAAGTTCCTCTAACTAAGATAAAATTTGATGATGATTTTGAATAAATCTTGTTAGGCTCAATATTTTGAGAAATCAATGATTTGTCAAATTCTTTTGTCTTTTTGGTATATTGGAAAATATCAATGTCCTCTCATAGAAATTAGAAACATAATCTATTGAGGATTAATGGTAGAATATAGAACTCACATGAAAATTATTGGTGATATTCTGGCAACAACCAGAGATGATCTTCAAGATGAGGATGGAGCTACAGTTACATATCTAATTCGAAAAGCCAATATCTCTCATTCAAGAATTTCAAGAATATTGAAAACTCTTGTTTCACAAGGTCTGTTAGAACAAATTGATTCTCAAGGTTCAAACAAATATAGAATCAGTCAAACAGGCAGAGAATTTCTTCAAGCATATTATACATTTACAAACTTTGCAGACAATTTTGGATTAAGTATCTAATCTTCTGTATCAAATTCATCTAGATCATCGTCAAAATCATCTTCAAAATCAGTATTTCCATAATCTGTGGAAGATTCAGACATGATATATTTTAGAAATTTAGTATTAAAAATCTATCAAATGTAAATGGTAATTAAACAAAACAAAGAGAAAAAGGTTATTGAGAGTTTCATGTGATAAAGAAGGAATAGAAAAGGCTGCAAAAATTATCAATGAGGGCGGAGTTGTTGTCTTTCCAACAGATACAGTGTATGGAATTGGTTGTGATCCATACAACATAGAATCAGTGAAGAAAATTTATGAAATAAAATCTAGAGATTTTTCAAAACCATTACCGGTTTTAGTGTATTCAAAAGAGATTGCTGAAAGAATAGCCATCTTTGATGAAGTGACAAAAAAAATTGTAGAGAGATTTTGGCCAGGACAATTAACTGTAATTGTAACAATAAAAGATTTGGAATTAAAAAAATCATTAAATCTTTTGAATAAAATTGCATTAAGAGTACCAAATCACAAGTGCACTTTGGATTTATTAAAAAAATGTAATTTTTTGGTCGGAACTAGTGCAAATGTTTCAGGTGATAAACCATTTACAAATCCTAATGATTGTTTGAAGAATCTTAATAATTACGATATATTTGTGGATGGAGGAGTAATTTCTAGTAAATCAGAATCCACAATAATAGAGATTGTAAACGATGAGATCAAAATCATACGGAAAGGTTCTTTGAGTTATGAGGAATTAACAAAAATATGAATTTGATAATTACATGTGCCAGGCATTTAGAACCTGAAACAGTTGATGAGATTAGTAATATTTTAGAAGAAATGGGGGATGCAGAACCCAAGATCACCATAACAAAAATGTCAGGAATTGTTACGGCTGAAACAAAACTAGAACCAGTTGAAATTGTAAGGAAAATTAGAGAAAGGATTCTAGATGAACCTTGGAGTCTTAGATATAGCCTTAGAATAATACCCATTCAAAGAATAGTTGAAACTAAAATTGAAAGTATAGAAGCAACTGTAGAAGAGATGTCAAACAATATTGCAGAAGATGAAACATACAGAATATCAATAGAAAAGAGAAATTCAGATATTTCTAGTCAAGAACTAATTAAAAAAATTGCCAGTAAGCTAAAAAATAAAGTATCACTAGAATTTCCAGATAAGATAATTCTTCTTGAAATTTTAGGAAATACCTGTGGAATTTCTATATTAAAAAAATTAGATATACTAAGTACTGAAAAAACAAAAAGAAGTATTTCAGAGTAAAACAGTTGCTTTTTCTATCAAGATATCCTCTAAAGGGTATTTGGAATAAATTGATTCAAGTTGTTTTTTTGGAATTTTAAAATGTTTTTTAACAAAATTTGAATTGTTTTTTACAAATAAACTAGTTGAAAGAGGCAATAATTCTTTAGAAATAATATCAAGGGATTTTTTATTTCCAATTATTATTAAGACAAAATTATTTTTTGGTTTTATTCCAGCTATTCTAATTGCATCTGAAATTTGATTACTTAATGCAAAACGCATTAAAATATCTGTTTCAATTTTTTTTGAAAGTAATAAATCATTTTTTTTATATTCAAATGACAAACTTAAAATTTTTTTAAGATGATATTTATTTAAAACAAAATTACTTGAAACAGCTTGAAATGTAATTTTTGGATATTGTTTTCGTAAATTTAAAAGAAAATTTTCATCAGAAGATTTTTGTCCTTTAATTTCTAGAATTCGAAGTTGTTTTTTGGATATTTCTAATGAAACGATTTTATTTGAACCACCATGAATTACAGGAATAATACTTACAATATCATTATTTTTTATGACAGTTGATTTTCCTTCCATTGCAGAGGAATCAACACCATTAATTGCAATTAAAATATTTTCAATATCAAATTTTGGAGTATTTTTTGGTTTTTCCATCAATAGCAAATCAATTAGTTCTTGAATAGAAATATCAGATTTGGCAATTTCTAATTTTTCAGATAAAAAAAGTTTTTTTGCTCCACCCACAAGTTTTACGGTTATCATAATTATCTAAATGAAAAAATTGAAAATTAAGTTTTAATTTTCTACTCAGACTTGTTTTCTAGAGTTTCTGATGGTTCTTCAGTTGATGATTCTTGAATTACGGTTTCAGATGTAACATCTTCAGAGGTTTCTTCAATTTCAGGAGTTTCAGATTCAGTTTCTTTTACTATTTCTTCTTCAGTTTCTGATGCCAGTATTTGTGATTGTTTTATTTTTTCTTCACGAATCTCTTTTTTGATAAATTTAGTAATATATCCTGCAATCTCGTTTTTAAGACCTTTAGAACGTATGATAGAAATTTGATCTAAGATTTTTTTGTTATCAGCAAAATCTTCACCAAATTTTGATTTGTGTGTATCAAGTACTTCATATGAAAGACGCTTAATTCTGTCCACAATTTTTTATTGAAATAGGGTATTTTATACCTATATTCCCAGATAGGAATTAGAGTTTTTTTCAAGCATTAAAGCTGTTTCATCAAATGACTTTTCAAGAATTTTTGACGCACAAAATATTACACTTGGAATAAAGACGGTTTGTCCGGATTTCATCTCAAAACATCTAGAAAATCTAACAGGTCCATCAGTTTCTACTAAAATTTTGGATTCATCAGATTTTGAAAGTAATGTTTGTTTGTCATTTGCATAAATCATTACTGGTCCAAACGAAACAAAAAATCCCATATCCATTGCCTTTTGTAGTTGTTTTTTGTTTCCATCAAACCAATGTAAAAGAGCATGCTTAGTACTAAAGGAAGTCATTATTTGGAGAATATCATCCAAACTTTTTCGTGAATGAATAGAAACAGGTTTTTCAAATTTTTCTGCACAACTCAAGAGAGATTCAAAAATGTGTAATTGACGTTTTGAATCTTCATCAGTTTTTGTATAAGTAGGATCAAGTCCTATTTCACCTACACCAGATATTATTTCATGATTTTCTTCAATTAGCGTAGTTACAGATTCAAGATTATCATCAGCACATTCAGGATGGATACCTAGGAATGGTAAAACTAGTTCACTTTTTTTTGCTAGTTGTAATGTTTGGAGGGAATTTTTATGATCCATTGAAACACAACAGGCTTTAATTTTTAAAATTTTCATTTCATTTAAAATAAATTGCATGTAGGGCAAATATTCTGGATCTGACAAATGAATATGAGAATCAAAATACCATGTCATTTCTTTATCAATTCTTAAAATAGTCTGTATAAATCGATTCCTTAGTGATATTTTTTCACTCATTATCTTTTTTCGGAAAAAAATAAAATCAATTTTATGAAATCTTCTGAACTTGGATTATCTGCCATGTATAGAATATTGAAAAAAGCAGGTGCGGAGAGAGTAAGTGATGAATCAGCTGATGAATTAAGAAGAATAATAGAAGAAATTGGAAATGCTATTGCAAAAAGTGCAGTTGACATGGCTAATCATGCAGGAAGAAAAACAGTCAAAGGGGAAGATGTAAAGTTGGCTTCAAAACCATTTAACAAATTCTAATCTAAAGAGTTTAATTGTTCATTTTGTGTTTTTTAAAACGGTACTCTGGCAGAACGGTTATGCGTGAGCCTGCAAAGCTTATACAAGGGGGTTCGACTCCCTCGGGTACCTTATTTTACAATCACTTGTCCTTTCATCCAAGGATGTAAAGTACAAAAATAATCATAGGTACCAATGTCATCAAATACTACAGTGTATGATTCAAAGGGATCAAGATATCCACTATCAAAGAGTTCACTTGGGGAATCATAAAATCCAGATGTGACACTGTGAAAAGCTGAATCTTCATTTATCCATGTTACTTGTTTTCCTTTTTTAATTTCTATAACTGATGGGACATAACATTTATCAATTTTCTCACACCCAGGCCTTGAAACTTTTGTAGGCATGATTACATCACCTTTGATCATCATATCTGAATCATCAGAAATTTCTTTTATTGAATAATATGAAAGAATGATTCCAATTATCAAGAGTATTGCAATACCTATTATTCCAAGTCCAATTATTTTTTTAATCAAATCAAATCACATCCAAAGGGAGTTATAACATAATTACCTAATTGTCTAAATATATAGCATATTAGAAAAATAGTGTCTCAAAATAAAAATGGATTATTAGAATACATTCCAGGTTCTCACACTCTGTTAATTCAAAAAAATTCTAGCACACCATTAGAAGGATTTGCAGAGAATATCAGGGGCAGTATCCACGAATATGCTGAAAATTCAAAAAGTGAGGTTGAAAAAGGGAATAATTTTCTACAGTGGGTGTTAACGAGAGTTTTTGAAGCAACAGAGGATGATGCAGCTGATGCAATTGTTGATGGCGCAAATGATCTTGGAATTGATGCATATCTTCCAGTAGATTTCTCAGATAATACAATTAGACTATTTCAATCAAAATACGGTACATCACATTCACTGGATGCAATTGCAAAATTCAAAGAAGACGCCAAAAGATTACTATCCAAAGACGTAACAAAAATGAGACCTGAACTTGCTCAACTTGTAACAAAAATTAAAGAAAAAAATCTAAAAATAAAGTGTTGTTACGTTACTGATCAAAAAGTCGAATACAATGACGACTTGGTCGAAGTGATTGATGAGGAGAAAATAATTCAAAAATTATGGGATAGGATAAAAAAACCAGCCGCAGGAAAAAAATCATCGATAAAACTTGAA of Nitrosopumilus sp. contains these proteins:
- a CDS encoding winged helix-turn-helix domain-containing protein; amino-acid sequence: MVEYRTHMKIIGDILATTRDDLQDEDGATVTYLIRKANISHSRISRILKTLVSQGLLEQIDSQGSNKYRISQTGREFLQAYYTFTNFADNFGLSI
- a CDS encoding L-threonylcarbamoyladenylate synthase: MRVSCDKEGIEKAAKIINEGGVVVFPTDTVYGIGCDPYNIESVKKIYEIKSRDFSKPLPVLVYSKEIAERIAIFDEVTKKIVERFWPGQLTVIVTIKDLELKKSLNLLNKIALRVPNHKCTLDLLKKCNFLVGTSANVSGDKPFTNPNDCLKNLNNYDIFVDGGVISSKSESTIIEIVNDEIKIIRKGSLSYEELTKI
- a CDS encoding THUMP domain-containing protein, with translation MNLIITCARHLEPETVDEISNILEEMGDAEPKITITKMSGIVTAETKLEPVEIVRKIRERILDEPWSLRYSLRIIPIQRIVETKIESIEATVEEMSNNIAEDETYRISIEKRNSDISSQELIKKIASKLKNKVSLEFPDKIILLEILGNTCGISILKKLDILSTEKTKRSISE
- the cgi121 gene encoding KEOPS complex subunit Cgi121 yields the protein MITVKLVGGAKKLFLSEKLEIAKSDISIQELIDLLLMEKPKNTPKFDIENILIAINGVDSSAMEGKSTVIKNNDIVSIIPVIHGGSNKIVSLEISKKQLRILEIKGQKSSDENFLLNLRKQYPKITFQAVSSNFVLNKYHLKKILSLSFEYKKNDLLLSKKIETDILMRFALSNQISDAIRIAGIKPKNNFVLIIIGNKKSLDIISKELLPLSTSLFVKNNSNFVKKHFKIPKKQLESIYSKYPLEDILIEKATVLL
- a CDS encoding TatD family hydrolase, translated to MTWYFDSHIHLSDPEYLPYMQFILNEMKILKIKACCVSMDHKNSLQTLQLAKKSELVLPFLGIHPECADDNLESVTTLIEENHEIISGVGEIGLDPTYTKTDEDSKRQLHIFESLLSCAEKFEKPVSIHSRKSLDDILQIMTSFSTKHALLHWFDGNKKQLQKAMDMGFFVSFGPVMIYANDKQTLLSKSDESKILVETDGPVRFSRCFEMKSGQTVFIPSVIFCASKILEKSFDETALMLEKNSNSYLGI
- a CDS encoding histone family protein — translated: MKSSELGLSAMYRILKKAGAERVSDESADELRRIIEEIGNAIAKSAVDMANHAGRKTVKGEDVKLASKPFNKF
- a CDS encoding plastocyanin/azurin family copper-binding protein, which produces MIKKIIGLGIIGIAILLIIGIILSYYSIKEISDDSDMMIKGDVIMPTKVSRPGCEKIDKCYVPSVIEIKKGKQVTWINEDSAFHSVTSGFYDSPSELFDSGYLDPFESYTVVFDDIGTYDYFCTLHPWMKGQVIVK